In one Prosthecochloris aestuarii DSM 271 genomic region, the following are encoded:
- a CDS encoding citrate synthase — MVHPNNDHSLTITDNRTGKSYTIPIECGTVRTMDLRQIKVKEDDFGLLGYDPGFLNTASCKSQVTYIDGEKGILRYRGYPIEQLAEKSSFLETAYLLIKGQLPDHDRLAAWGKNIQSHTMVHTNLAKFMDGFRYDGHPMGILVGTVGALSTFYPGAKNIFDKESRKLQVRRLIGKMPTLAAMSFRHSMGFPYVLPDNDLSYTGNFLSMMFKMTELKYTPNPVLEKALDVLFILHADHEQNCSTSAVRSVGSSQVDPYSALAAGCAALYGPLHGGANEAVIRMLERIGSVDRVPEFIRSVKSGEGRLMGFGHRVYKNYDPRARIIKKIAFEVFDVTGTNDLLDIALELERIALEDDYFVSRKLYPNVDFYSGLIYQAMGFPLDMFPVLFAIGRTPGWLAQWTEHVNDSEQKISRPRQMYLGEEQRDYVLIDERLPLNPDEELMPGMCRL, encoded by the coding sequence ATGGTACACCCAAACAACGATCACTCACTGACCATCACCGATAACCGAACAGGAAAAAGCTATACGATTCCTATAGAGTGCGGTACGGTAAGAACGATGGATCTTCGGCAGATCAAGGTTAAGGAGGATGATTTTGGCCTTCTTGGTTACGATCCCGGTTTTCTCAATACAGCCTCCTGCAAGAGTCAGGTAACCTATATCGATGGAGAAAAGGGTATTCTCCGCTACAGGGGGTATCCTATCGAGCAGCTTGCTGAAAAAAGTTCATTTCTGGAAACAGCCTACCTTCTCATCAAAGGGCAGCTGCCGGATCATGACCGGCTTGCCGCCTGGGGAAAAAATATCCAGAGCCATACGATGGTCCACACCAATCTCGCCAAGTTTATGGACGGGTTTCGCTACGATGGCCATCCAATGGGTATTCTTGTCGGGACTGTCGGTGCCCTTTCGACCTTCTATCCGGGAGCGAAAAACATTTTCGACAAGGAGTCCAGAAAGCTTCAGGTTCGAAGGCTGATCGGGAAGATGCCAACCCTTGCGGCGATGAGCTTTCGTCACAGTATGGGTTTCCCTTATGTGCTTCCGGATAATGATCTGAGCTACACTGGAAATTTTCTTTCCATGATGTTCAAGATGACCGAGTTGAAGTATACGCCAAACCCGGTTCTGGAAAAGGCCCTGGACGTTCTTTTTATTCTTCATGCCGATCATGAGCAGAACTGTTCGACAAGCGCCGTGCGTTCGGTTGGGAGTTCACAGGTCGATCCCTATTCCGCCCTGGCGGCAGGGTGCGCCGCATTGTACGGTCCTTTGCATGGCGGAGCCAACGAAGCGGTGATTCGAATGCTTGAACGCATAGGCTCTGTCGACCGTGTTCCTGAATTCATCAGATCCGTTAAATCCGGAGAGGGCCGCCTTATGGGATTCGGCCACAGGGTGTACAAGAATTACGATCCAAGGGCCCGCATTATCAAGAAGATTGCCTTTGAGGTTTTTGATGTTACAGGAACCAACGATCTGCTCGATATCGCTCTTGAGCTTGAACGGATCGCACTTGAGGACGATTACTTCGTCAGCCGCAAGCTCTATCCGAACGTTGATTTCTATTCCGGTCTTATCTACCAGGCTATGGGATTTCCGCTTGACATGTTTCCTGTTCTTTTTGCCATCGGCAGAACGCCGGGCTGGCTTGCCCAGTGGACTGAACATGTCAATGACAGTGAGCAGAAAATTTCCCGTCCCCGCCAGATGTATCTTGGCGAGGAACAGCGCGATTACGTGCTGATTGACGAGCGTTTACCGCTTAATCCCGATGAGGAGCTGATGCCGGGCATGTGCAGGCTCTGA
- a CDS encoding DUF167 domain-containing protein, protein MVRLKEKDGGVVFFVKAQPRSSRSAIIGEYDGKIKISLKAAPVDDAANVECCRFLAKSLGVASSRVRILSGHSSRIKRLTIDGMGAAEAATLFGEHLESVEFDL, encoded by the coding sequence ATGGTACGGCTAAAGGAAAAAGACGGGGGTGTGGTTTTTTTTGTCAAGGCCCAGCCTCGTTCTTCCAGAAGCGCGATCATCGGCGAGTATGACGGTAAAATAAAAATCAGTCTCAAGGCAGCTCCTGTAGATGATGCAGCAAATGTCGAGTGCTGCCGTTTTCTGGCTAAATCTCTCGGGGTTGCTTCTTCCAGGGTACGTATCCTGTCGGGGCACTCATCCAGAATCAAGCGTCTGACTATAGATGGTATGGGTGCAGCGGAGGCTGCGACGCTTTTTGGTGAGCATCTTGAGTCTGTAGAATTTGATCTGTGA
- a CDS encoding HU family DNA-binding protein — MKNDLCISRLAETLGLDHATVRRYLELFVSGLGEELLERRSICLKGLGLFEVRHLSGGYRNGQWFPPVRSIVFSSRSIAGSSARALIERKTGLSPREAALFIKVLSGFLRDALRARQDLVVEGIGAFRTVDGKYCFTADRTMKELVNQAYGHLPVLDLRS, encoded by the coding sequence ATGAAAAACGATCTCTGTATCAGCCGTCTGGCAGAAACGCTCGGTCTCGATCATGCCACGGTCAGGAGGTATCTGGAGCTTTTTGTCAGCGGGCTCGGAGAAGAACTTCTTGAACGTCGATCGATATGCCTCAAAGGGCTGGGACTTTTTGAGGTTCGTCATCTTTCGGGGGGGTATCGCAATGGCCAATGGTTTCCTCCCGTCAGGAGCATTGTCTTTTCCTCCCGCTCCATAGCCGGCAGCAGCGCACGGGCTCTCATTGAACGAAAAACCGGATTATCTCCACGAGAGGCAGCCCTGTTCATAAAGGTGCTTTCAGGTTTTTTACGTGATGCCCTACGAGCAAGACAGGATCTTGTCGTGGAGGGGATCGGAGCTTTCAGAACCGTTGATGGCAAGTATTGCTTCACTGCAGACCGCACGATGAAAGAGCTTGTCAATCAGGCGTATGGTCATCTGCCCGTTCTTGATCTGCGTTCATGA
- a CDS encoding alanine/glycine:cation symporter family protein, which yields MKKILLTLAGLIGILSFPLPLLAEKAVASGVDQRINEAMAPLTAFMFRIVFFSVPLGGVMVPFVLVWLIVAALVFTVYMKFINIRGFGHAIDLVRGVYDAPDQQGGEVSHFQALTAALSATVGLGNIAGVAVAITLGGPGATFWMIMGGLFGMSSKFVECTLGVKYRKINSNGSVSGGPMYYLSRGFAEKGFPGAGKVLAFFFALMCVGGSFGGGNMFQANQAFRQTVIATGGEQSLLFEQGWVFGLVMALLVGVVIIGGIKGIVRVTSKLVPVMVAIYVSASLFILFSSFDQLPAAFSAIVNGAFSPEAIYGGVIGVLIQGFKRAAFSNEAGIGSAPIAHSAVKTDEPVTEGLVALLEPFLDTVVICTMTALVIIISGLYIEQGSDGIALTSSAFGQAISWFPYILSVAVLLFAFSTMISWSYYGLKAWTYIFGESRLADVSYKLLFCMFIVIGSAMNLGTVIDFTDAMIFAMSFPNIIGLYILAPTVRRELDDYFLRLNEGEIRRFR from the coding sequence ATGAAAAAAATTCTGTTAACTCTTGCCGGTCTGATCGGTATACTCTCTTTTCCTCTTCCGCTTCTGGCGGAAAAAGCTGTCGCTTCGGGTGTCGATCAGAGGATTAACGAAGCAATGGCACCGCTTACTGCTTTCATGTTCCGGATTGTTTTCTTTTCGGTACCGCTTGGCGGCGTGATGGTGCCGTTTGTCCTCGTCTGGCTCATTGTTGCCGCCCTGGTTTTTACGGTGTACATGAAGTTCATCAATATCAGGGGCTTTGGCCATGCGATCGATCTTGTTCGGGGAGTGTATGATGCTCCCGACCAACAGGGGGGTGAAGTTTCGCATTTCCAGGCATTGACGGCAGCTCTTTCGGCTACGGTCGGTTTAGGCAATATCGCCGGTGTCGCTGTGGCGATTACGCTTGGCGGGCCGGGGGCGACTTTCTGGATGATTATGGGAGGCCTATTCGGGATGTCATCGAAATTCGTAGAGTGCACTCTTGGTGTGAAGTATCGGAAGATCAATAGCAATGGCAGCGTTTCAGGCGGACCTATGTACTATCTCAGCAGGGGTTTTGCTGAAAAAGGGTTTCCGGGAGCTGGCAAGGTTCTCGCTTTTTTCTTCGCTTTGATGTGTGTCGGAGGGTCTTTTGGGGGCGGCAATATGTTTCAGGCCAATCAGGCGTTCAGGCAGACCGTCATCGCGACAGGAGGAGAGCAGAGCCTGCTTTTTGAGCAGGGGTGGGTTTTCGGACTGGTTATGGCTCTTCTGGTCGGCGTTGTCATTATCGGGGGAATCAAGGGAATCGTGAGAGTCACCTCGAAGCTTGTTCCCGTGATGGTGGCTATTTATGTTTCTGCCTCCCTGTTCATTCTTTTTTCTTCTTTTGATCAGCTTCCAGCTGCCTTTTCGGCGATCGTAAACGGTGCGTTTTCTCCTGAAGCGATCTACGGGGGTGTCATCGGTGTGCTTATACAGGGGTTCAAGCGGGCGGCATTTTCCAATGAAGCGGGTATCGGTTCAGCACCGATAGCACACTCGGCAGTAAAAACAGATGAGCCGGTGACCGAAGGGCTTGTAGCTCTTCTTGAACCGTTTCTCGATACCGTCGTGATCTGTACCATGACCGCTCTTGTTATTATTATCTCTGGGCTCTACATCGAGCAGGGAAGTGACGGAATCGCCCTGACCTCGAGTGCTTTTGGACAGGCTATTTCGTGGTTCCCTTATATCCTGAGCGTTGCCGTACTGCTCTTTGCTTTTTCTACCATGATATCCTGGTCATATTACGGTCTGAAAGCCTGGACCTATATTTTTGGTGAAAGCCGTCTGGCCGATGTAAGTTACAAGCTTCTCTTCTGTATGTTCATCGTGATCGGTTCGGCGATGAACCTCGGGACGGTGATTGATTTTACCGATGCCATGATTTTTGCCATGTCGTTTCCCAATATTATTGGTTTGTATATTCTTGCTCCCACTGTCAGACGTGAGCTTGACGACTATTTCCTCCGTCTTAACGAGGGGGAGATCAGGCGTTTCAGGTAA
- the xseA gene encoding exodeoxyribonuclease VII large subunit, producing MQQILSVSELTLNIKNRLESAFPTVTVRGEISNFRLPASGHIYMTLKDEDAQIPAVIWKNVRLRLPAELRDGMEIIAAGRLEVYPPSGRYQLICTSLTLAGEGMLQQAFAMLLQKLAAAGYFNVEHKKPLPAYPETIALVTSPTGAVIKDMGDVLSRRFPAASLLLYPVKVQGEGAVNNIIDALEYFNTTTVDQHRPDLIIVARGGGSLEDLQAFNEERVAMAIFHSSIPVISAVGHETDFTIADMVADVRAGTPSIAAEIAVPDKEELLQKINTLAQRQLSSLNTRIDGAEREIDSLTGSYAFNRPKVLCKQLDAEITTIIGFMSRSLKGRIEHIEQRFSAAEGRLSLLDYRNVLRRGFALIKTESGYITTSRDMARKKRASAVFYDGEIPIMTDGSDKGDEQVQDPHEY from the coding sequence ATGCAACAGATACTCAGCGTCAGTGAATTAACCCTGAACATCAAAAACAGACTCGAAAGCGCATTCCCCACGGTAACAGTCAGAGGTGAAATATCGAATTTCCGTCTGCCGGCTTCAGGACATATCTACATGACGCTGAAAGATGAAGATGCACAGATCCCCGCCGTCATCTGGAAAAATGTACGTCTGCGCCTGCCGGCAGAACTGAGAGACGGTATGGAAATCATCGCTGCCGGACGTCTTGAGGTCTACCCTCCTTCCGGACGCTACCAGTTAATATGCACCTCCCTGACGCTTGCCGGAGAAGGAATGCTGCAGCAGGCATTTGCCATGCTTCTTCAGAAGCTTGCAGCTGCGGGCTATTTCAATGTCGAACACAAAAAACCTCTGCCGGCCTATCCTGAAACAATAGCCCTCGTCACCTCTCCTACCGGTGCCGTCATCAAGGATATGGGCGATGTGCTCTCAAGACGATTTCCTGCCGCATCGCTTCTCCTCTACCCCGTCAAAGTCCAGGGAGAAGGTGCCGTGAACAACATCATTGACGCTCTTGAGTATTTCAACACGACAACCGTTGATCAACACCGTCCCGATCTTATCATCGTGGCAAGAGGCGGCGGCTCTCTTGAAGACCTTCAGGCATTCAACGAAGAACGGGTAGCTATGGCAATTTTTCACTCCTCCATACCCGTCATCAGCGCAGTAGGACATGAAACCGATTTCACGATTGCCGATATGGTCGCCGATGTCAGGGCCGGGACCCCTTCGATTGCCGCTGAAATAGCGGTCCCCGATAAAGAGGAACTGCTGCAGAAAATCAATACCCTCGCACAGCGTCAGCTCTCCTCGCTGAACACAAGAATTGACGGGGCGGAAAGAGAGATAGACTCGCTAACAGGCAGTTATGCCTTCAACCGTCCAAAGGTACTCTGTAAACAGCTTGATGCAGAGATAACGACAATCATCGGCTTCATGTCACGATCTCTGAAGGGACGCATCGAACATATTGAACAGCGATTCAGTGCCGCAGAAGGCAGGCTGAGCCTTCTTGACTACCGTAACGTCCTTCGCCGCGGTTTTGCCTTGATCAAAACAGAGAGCGGCTATATCACGACCAGCCGTGACATGGCCAGGAAAAAGCGGGCATCGGCAGTATTTTACGACGGCGAAATCCCGATCATGACCGACGGGAGCGATAAAGGCGACGAACAAGTTCAAGATCCTCATGAGTATTGA
- the kdsB gene encoding 3-deoxy-manno-octulosonate cytidylyltransferase, translating to MNIVILIPARLNSSRLPNKMLADIEGAPLIVRTWQQAQQSSLTRQVVIATDSEEIAGVMKACGADVVMTSPDARCGTERIAEAAENIDADVFVNLQGDEPLIDPGNIDLVIKPFLQENPPDCSTLVYRLLAEDYAALHDPNIVKVVMDSQSNALYFSRSPLPYQRETYAATRCFRHIGIYAFRAGVLRMFSEHGPSMLEEAESLEQLRLVENGYSIRCVETDVDMPGVNTHEDLELVRRLYRSRRS from the coding sequence ATCAATATCGTCATTCTGATTCCCGCAAGGCTCAATTCCAGCAGACTGCCCAATAAAATGCTTGCCGATATCGAGGGAGCTCCGCTGATTGTCAGAACGTGGCAGCAGGCGCAGCAGTCAAGCCTGACCCGGCAGGTGGTTATCGCTACAGACAGTGAGGAGATTGCCGGTGTGATGAAGGCGTGTGGCGCCGATGTCGTTATGACCTCCCCTGACGCGCGTTGCGGTACCGAGCGGATTGCTGAAGCGGCCGAAAATATTGATGCAGACGTGTTTGTCAATCTGCAGGGCGACGAACCGCTGATCGATCCGGGGAATATCGACCTGGTTATCAAACCGTTTCTCCAGGAGAACCCTCCGGACTGCTCGACGTTGGTCTATCGGCTTCTTGCGGAGGATTATGCCGCATTGCATGATCCCAACATCGTCAAAGTGGTCATGGACAGTCAGTCCAATGCGCTTTATTTTTCCAGGAGCCCTCTGCCGTATCAGCGAGAAACCTATGCGGCAACCCGTTGCTTTCGTCATATCGGTATTTATGCCTTTCGCGCAGGTGTGCTGAGGATGTTTTCAGAACACGGGCCTTCAATGCTTGAGGAAGCGGAGTCTCTCGAACAGCTTCGTCTTGTCGAAAATGGTTATAGCATTCGCTGTGTAGAGACCGATGTCGATATGCCGGGCGTCAATACTCATGAGGATCTTGAACTTGTTCGTCGCCTTTATCGCTCCCGTCGGTCATGA
- the dtd gene encoding D-aminoacyl-tRNA deacylase yields the protein MRAVVQRVSCASLTVEGHSGAQIGPGLTVLLAIAPGDGSRDIDWMVRKLLGLRIFEDDSGKMNASVVDIRGALLIVSQFTLYGDTSRGNRPGFSASAPYETAHEIYNQFVDRLRSSSPLVVQTGVFGRDMQVSLTNDGPVTMILDTP from the coding sequence GTGAGGGCCGTCGTTCAAAGAGTATCGTGCGCCTCTCTGACTGTAGAAGGTCATTCGGGTGCACAGATCGGGCCGGGTTTGACGGTGCTGCTCGCCATCGCTCCGGGCGATGGGTCGAGAGACATTGACTGGATGGTTCGCAAGCTTCTTGGTCTCAGAATTTTTGAGGATGATTCGGGTAAAATGAACGCGTCAGTGGTCGATATCAGGGGTGCGCTGCTCATTGTTTCTCAGTTTACCCTTTATGGCGACACCTCCAGAGGCAACAGACCGGGATTTTCTGCTTCAGCGCCTTATGAGACGGCTCACGAGATCTATAACCAATTTGTCGACAGGCTGCGCTCGTCGTCGCCTCTTGTGGTTCAGACCGGGGTTTTCGGACGCGATATGCAGGTAAGTCTGACCAATGACGGACCGGTTACCATGATTCTTGATACCCCATGA
- the gatC gene encoding Asp-tRNA(Asn)/Glu-tRNA(Gln) amidotransferase subunit GatC: protein MSVTKKDVAYIAELAKLRFTEAEQEKMTTELNAILHYVDKLNEVDTDGVEPLSSIHDQVNVLREDCLKPSLDNEEALKNAPDRQERFFRVPKVIG from the coding sequence ATGTCGGTAACAAAAAAAGATGTTGCATATATCGCGGAATTAGCAAAACTCCGCTTTACGGAGGCCGAGCAGGAGAAGATGACAACTGAGCTCAATGCCATTCTTCACTATGTCGATAAGCTCAATGAGGTCGATACTGATGGGGTTGAGCCGCTGAGCAGTATTCACGATCAGGTCAATGTACTGCGTGAAGATTGCCTCAAGCCATCCCTTGACAATGAGGAGGCTTTGAAGAATGCTCCTGACCGGCAGGAACGGTTTTTCCGTGTCCCCAAGGTTATCGGCTGA
- the frr gene encoding ribosome recycling factor, which yields MSARDVISKGEAKMKKSIESFQHEIASVRTGKATTALLDRVKVDAYGQQMPLKQVGNVGVQDAHTLMVQVWDKSMVAATEKAIRDANLGLNPAAEGQSIRVSIPPLTEERRKEYVKLTRKYSEDSKVALRNLRREILHALDKLEKDKQISEDEKSRGKKDADDLVHKYEKRILDIVGQKEKEIMEV from the coding sequence ATGAGTGCACGTGATGTCATCAGCAAAGGGGAAGCGAAGATGAAAAAATCCATCGAAAGCTTTCAGCACGAAATTGCCTCGGTAAGAACCGGTAAAGCAACAACAGCATTGCTCGACCGGGTCAAAGTCGATGCCTACGGCCAACAGATGCCACTCAAACAGGTAGGAAACGTCGGGGTTCAGGATGCTCATACGCTCATGGTTCAGGTCTGGGATAAATCAATGGTTGCCGCCACGGAAAAAGCCATCCGTGATGCCAATCTCGGCCTTAACCCTGCAGCTGAAGGACAGAGCATCCGTGTCAGCATTCCGCCGCTTACCGAAGAGCGCCGTAAAGAGTATGTCAAGCTGACCAGAAAATACAGTGAAGACTCCAAAGTCGCACTGCGCAATCTCCGCCGGGAAATACTTCATGCCCTGGACAAACTTGAAAAAGACAAGCAGATCAGTGAGGATGAAAAAAGCCGCGGCAAAAAAGATGCTGATGATCTGGTCCACAAATATGAGAAGAGAATCCTTGATATCGTGGGACAGAAAGAGAAAGAGATTATGGAAGTGTAG
- the rpmE gene encoding 50S ribosomal protein L31, translating to MKQDIHPKYTKVTVTCANCGKDFETRSTRSSIKVDICSNCHPFYTGKQVLVDTAGRVERFKKRFAKATSQSK from the coding sequence ATGAAACAAGATATCCATCCAAAGTATACGAAAGTTACGGTTACTTGCGCCAACTGCGGCAAAGACTTTGAAACCCGCTCCACCCGTTCATCAATCAAAGTCGATATCTGCAGCAACTGTCATCCGTTCTACACCGGCAAACAGGTGCTCGTCGATACCGCCGGCCGTGTCGAACGATTCAAGAAAAGATTCGCCAAAGCCACCTCTCAGTCCAAGTAA
- the bchY gene encoding chlorophyllide a reductase subunit Y produces the protein MGKNICENLHPQSMCPAFGGLRVLTRIDGARVCLVADQGCLYGLTFVSHFYAARKSISAPELMNVQISGGSMIDDVRAAIEEIASDPSVTFIAVVTTCVAETAGLAEELLPRHAGHAAVQLIRLPAFQIKTHPEAKDVAVAALLERFGEFSGQQKKKSLLVVGEIFPVDAMTIGSVLQRIGVESVITLPAGDLDDYRQAGLAGACAVLHPFYERTVSLLEEKGMKIVSGNPIGAGASAEWIGRVGEALDLDPALVSQVAEEEKQKAKAAIEQFSGLSGKVIIAGYEGNELPVVRLLLEAGLDVPYASTSISRTALGEEDHQLLSMLGTEIRYRKFLEEDMDAVLRYQPDLVIGTTSLDSFAKEQGIAAVYYTNNMSSRPVFFAAGAATVLSMIAGLLGRKEAFRKMKAYFDESLS, from the coding sequence ATGGGAAAAAATATATGTGAAAATCTTCATCCACAGTCCATGTGTCCCGCTTTCGGGGGATTGAGGGTGTTAACAAGAATAGATGGCGCGAGAGTCTGTCTCGTTGCCGATCAGGGGTGCCTCTATGGGTTGACTTTTGTCTCTCATTTTTATGCTGCCCGAAAATCGATTTCAGCCCCTGAGCTGATGAATGTGCAGATATCCGGGGGGAGCATGATTGACGATGTCAGGGCAGCGATCGAGGAGATCGCATCCGACCCGTCAGTGACCTTTATTGCCGTTGTCACTACCTGCGTGGCTGAAACTGCAGGTCTTGCCGAGGAGCTTCTTCCTCGTCATGCCGGTCATGCCGCTGTTCAGCTTATACGGCTGCCGGCATTTCAGATCAAGACGCATCCCGAGGCGAAGGATGTCGCTGTTGCAGCGCTGCTTGAGCGTTTTGGAGAGTTTTCAGGTCAGCAGAAAAAGAAGTCCCTGCTTGTCGTTGGAGAGATATTCCCTGTTGATGCCATGACTATCGGTTCCGTTCTGCAGCGTATCGGCGTGGAATCCGTCATAACACTTCCTGCGGGAGATCTTGATGATTATCGTCAGGCCGGTCTGGCCGGTGCCTGTGCCGTTCTTCATCCCTTTTACGAACGAACGGTCTCTCTTCTCGAGGAAAAGGGCATGAAGATAGTGTCCGGCAATCCCATCGGTGCCGGTGCATCGGCTGAGTGGATCGGCAGGGTAGGTGAGGCGCTTGATCTCGACCCTGCGCTTGTCAGCCAGGTTGCGGAGGAGGAAAAGCAGAAAGCAAAAGCGGCTATAGAGCAGTTTTCCGGTCTGTCCGGCAAGGTCATTATTGCCGGTTACGAAGGCAATGAGCTTCCAGTCGTGCGTCTCCTGCTCGAAGCCGGTCTTGATGTGCCGTACGCTTCGACGTCTATATCCAGGACGGCTCTTGGTGAAGAGGACCATCAGCTTTTGAGCATGCTCGGCACTGAAATCCGGTACCGTAAATTTCTTGAGGAGGATATGGACGCCGTGCTTCGCTACCAGCCGGATCTTGTGATCGGCACCACGTCCCTTGACAGTTTTGCCAAAGAGCAGGGCATTGCCGCGGTCTACTATACCAACAATATGTCGTCAAGGCCTGTTTTTTTTGCAGCCGGGGCCGCGACGGTTCTCTCCATGATCGCCGGTTTGCTCGGCCGTAAAGAGGCGTTCAGGAAGATGAAAGCCTACTTTGACGAAAGTCTATCCTGA
- a CDS encoding NYN domain-containing protein produces MAAEKSQRLAVLIDADNTQASIIDGLLSEIAKYGVASVRRIYGDWTSPLLKGWKEILLEHSIQPIQQFGYTKGKNATDSAMIIDAMDLLYTGKFDGFCIVSSDSDFTKLASRIRESGLFVFGFGEKKTPSPFVSACDKFIYIEVLRARVNENEAIKRKSSAELKNDTRLVRLLRNAVDASSDEEGWAHLATVGSNIAKQSPEFDPRNYGYAKLGELVNATKLFDLEERVLADGQSKSIYLRDKREKRKKNIT; encoded by the coding sequence ATGGCTGCGGAAAAATCTCAAAGGCTGGCTGTACTGATAGACGCCGACAATACGCAGGCGTCAATTATTGATGGTCTGCTGTCTGAAATTGCAAAATATGGCGTTGCAAGCGTCAGGCGGATCTACGGTGACTGGACTTCACCACTGCTCAAGGGCTGGAAAGAAATTCTCCTGGAGCACTCCATACAGCCAATTCAGCAGTTTGGCTATACCAAGGGAAAAAATGCTACCGACAGCGCCATGATCATCGATGCCATGGACCTGCTCTATACCGGGAAATTTGATGGTTTCTGCATCGTCTCCAGTGACAGTGATTTCACAAAGCTGGCTTCGAGAATACGCGAGTCAGGGCTTTTTGTCTTCGGATTTGGCGAGAAAAAAACACCCTCTCCGTTTGTCTCGGCATGCGACAAGTTTATCTACATCGAAGTTCTTCGCGCCAGAGTGAACGAAAATGAGGCGATCAAGCGAAAGTCCAGCGCGGAACTTAAAAACGATACCCGTCTTGTTCGGCTGTTGCGCAATGCGGTCGATGCATCCTCTGATGAAGAGGGCTGGGCCCATCTTGCGACCGTCGGAAGCAATATAGCCAAGCAGTCTCCGGAGTTCGATCCCCGAAATTACGGCTATGCCAAGCTGGGTGAACTGGTCAATGCCACCAAATTATTCGATCTGGAGGAACGGGTGCTTGCCGACGGGCAGTCAAAATCAATTTATCTGCGAGACAAACGCGAGAAAAGGAAAAAAAACATAACCTGA
- a CDS encoding N-acetylmuramidase domain-containing protein, with protein MDVLKKGSRKERAVILLQIMLAEAGLLSSVDGKFGQATDEAVKALQRQSGLVVDGIVGEKTWTTLFLQFPDLLQRITAKYLQEADIRSAASDLNVELAAVKAVNEVESTGAGFIVDKPKILFEGHIFWRELKKKGIDPEGHRQGNEDILYPKWTTAHYQGGLAEYDRLEKAKGIDEEAALRSASWGIFQIMGFNAEELGYSDVYDFVERMFSHERHHLQAFCAYVRKHNLVQALQLKDWRAFARGYNGPRYEKNRYHIKLARAYERYC; from the coding sequence ATGGACGTACTGAAAAAAGGTTCACGAAAAGAACGAGCAGTCATTCTGCTCCAGATCATGCTTGCCGAAGCTGGCCTTCTTTCCAGTGTTGACGGCAAGTTCGGACAGGCTACCGATGAAGCCGTCAAGGCATTGCAACGCCAAAGCGGGCTTGTTGTCGACGGGATTGTCGGAGAGAAAACCTGGACAACCCTGTTTTTGCAGTTTCCCGATCTGTTGCAGCGAATTACGGCTAAATATCTTCAGGAAGCTGATATCAGATCTGCCGCATCGGATCTCAATGTTGAACTTGCCGCGGTCAAGGCGGTCAACGAGGTTGAATCGACAGGGGCCGGTTTTATTGTTGATAAGCCGAAGATTCTTTTCGAGGGGCATATCTTCTGGAGAGAACTCAAGAAGAAGGGCATCGATCCCGAGGGTCATCGTCAGGGAAATGAAGATATTCTCTATCCGAAATGGACAACGGCCCACTACCAGGGAGGACTGGCAGAGTATGATCGACTCGAAAAGGCCAAGGGGATCGATGAGGAAGCTGCGCTTCGTTCTGCGTCATGGGGTATTTTTCAGATTATGGGTTTTAACGCAGAAGAACTCGGCTACAGCGATGTCTATGACTTTGTTGAGCGAATGTTCAGTCATGAGAGGCATCATTTGCAGGCATTCTGCGCCTACGTGCGAAAGCATAATCTGGTTCAGGCTTTGCAGCTGAAAGATTGGAGAGCATTCGCGAGAGGCTACAACGGTCCTCGGTATGAAAAAAACCGCTACCACATCAAGCTTGCCAGGGCCTATGAGCGTTACTGCTGA